A genomic window from Brevibacillus agri includes:
- a CDS encoding non-ribosomal peptide synthetase encodes MSSRKEMNDSILQLLKAGHLSQEMAVSILEKLNRHPERKSRQDIAVIGMACRFPGASSPQQFWDNLVQGVNSIGYFPEERLRDLSGFLPELEEMLESAHHQAGYLDQICCFDHSFFQIGQNEALAMEPYQRLFLETAYHALEDAGYGGARLKHSNTGVFVGLETAYQSHYRSLLQNEDISSLVGSLVGLLSNRISYFLDLRGPAFVLNTACSSGLVALHQACTALANNECEAALVGGVNLMVIPQVTGKLHDLETSDGRVKAFDKHADGTIWSEGITAVMLKPLAKAREDRDPIYAVIKGSGVNADGASNGLTAPNPDAETQLFLRTWEKAKIDPLSISYIEAHGTGTLLGDSIELQAINDAFQKSASRPHVCGIGSVKTNIGHTVAASGLASLIKVVLALRHKKIPATLHYQSPNPFLDPRNAAVEIVTELRDWKRGGTPLRAGVNSFGFSGTNCHVVVEEAPESDRPETETEAEPLPPVHLLTLSAKSKSSLAELLKAYHSYLQTHSSINLADLCYTANTGRGQYENRVAFVFQSIEELRQQLRVADLSGAEGAKDKGMYLFESAESSRDGSTPASSFAGLGEHAETDGDGWLTKASLEKLAEQYVAGMSIPWETVYRQPRQKLNLPVYPFEKIKIWPTADKKAQGPLPSASGTSGHASEAPAALPAAEQALYQRIQWVPAEPLSTQAQKRAKVLVITDSTDWGYELADAIATHSERVVHARLTTSYRQESATEYGLTCSQADFERLIRDTSEAAFSKVVFAVVKAPGLASDDAEQLLHALFFLTKALAKNRPAPSEIVLVGKNAQRVLPDDHTVQPEFAALFGMGKVIREEYSALPCKCIDFDDATPVSDIAAEALGSSGHYQIAYRSGQRYYPELAPLDLSAVGDSGLRFKEQGVYVITGGTGGIGLALAKHIAQHHRVKLVLISRSALPERALWDEFSQHEHDKQGRLLHHLQSLESNGSRVFTYSADVANRDEIAAAIRDIYRIHGKIDGIIHAAGLPGSGLLVDKDEADFSAALAAKIRGTQHLHALTRENPPEFLVLFSSIAAVVGGIYLGDYVAANCYLDAFSGVASAPTRIIAINWTTWMNTGMAKKAGASLDAAFRSLSPRRAVKAFEHVLRKNLSNVVIGEINTDNDLFWNSSLPIALAAGIRAKIKLPEVEIQVELTGRADGGYTELERQLAQIWGNVFRLPTIDIHDQFYELGGTSIMGIKIANRTNEQCQVTLSVQDVFTHLTIPDLAEFVSQKQRERSGEDAPQQREAAPDQRIMPLSHAQRRIWFLQKMTPELVAYNLPFIRTYDMAIDVALLEQAVAYLADRHVMLRTRFTLQDGSPVQEALPKYRPEIQVIDATKQPDQALFVEKSIHEQKMQPFDLESPPYRIYLYQLAKERFCLYVNFHHVITDGWSIDIFYRELFGIYQSLLQEQPPRLTEAKPDYFDWIAAQKEWETSEEFAKHESYWLSELAKPLPTLSLPTDKKRPPVQTYNGSYHKFEISGALYETLKRHVEQQQITYSNVLLSAYFLLLHKLSQDDELIVGVPTAGRNQKKWEEVVGIFINTLCIRLSFQDVATFAQLQHAVQQKVWAAIDKAQYPFDLLVEKLNPERDLARNPVYNVLFQFFDKLHLENDGISQFELSCLAKEGDQRIEISFEYNSDLFADSTIRQFARFFLHILAQVTERPEMPIKEVALLTGPEADELLHRFQGAHLDWPEPLPLHQQFEAQAQKTPHAIALVCEEQQMTYQTLNEQANQLAWLLIRKGVGKRVPVGIFVDRGLQSVVGILAVLKAGGAYVPLDPGYPEERIAYILAHSGARLLLTENRLLEKAGRIGQQQQVDIVNLSVFQEAAATEAAFETTANPPTESSGADWMYIMYTSGSTGKPKGVPVTHANVHNFVAWSIADFQLRSDDVFMLVTSISFDISVFEIFAALLCGGQLCIVTQERLRDMDGLLAYMETQQVSVWHSVPSLMVQLTTFWKANKERYGHSPVLPALRHVLLGGEAWSFALAKQVRQMLPFADIRNMYGPTETTIWVSSYKVEPDADAPYGAVLIGKPIANNQIIILAPDGNVCPPGVIGEIYVAGRNVTSGYFQDEERTRQAFIRRASGQLCYKTGDLGRYLPDGNIEFVGRKDQLVKVRGYRIELGEIEHALRDAAPLQQIAVTTVKDGETSKIVCYYTADRPLPMGQLKEYARKKLPEYMVPAQFFHVERFWLTPNGKMDWKAMEQHCQQLDAGPLFSEVRDDVEQKLAEIWSRLLGAPSIGIHDNFFDIGGNSLLIVQLQEMIQTELFHELSIVELFQYTTIEKIAEQIKRTAVNRSSVETGQKRAELRKKRRTMRS; translated from the coding sequence ATGAGTAGCCGAAAAGAGATGAATGACAGCATCCTGCAACTGCTGAAAGCGGGACATCTCAGCCAGGAAATGGCGGTTTCCATTTTGGAAAAGCTGAATCGCCATCCAGAGCGCAAGAGCCGTCAGGACATTGCTGTCATCGGCATGGCCTGCCGCTTCCCCGGAGCGAGCAGCCCCCAGCAGTTTTGGGACAATCTGGTCCAGGGAGTAAACAGCATCGGCTACTTTCCGGAAGAGCGGTTGCGCGATTTGTCCGGCTTCCTGCCAGAGCTGGAAGAGATGCTGGAGAGCGCCCATCACCAGGCTGGCTACCTCGATCAGATTTGCTGCTTCGATCACTCTTTTTTCCAGATCGGACAAAACGAAGCGCTGGCGATGGAGCCGTATCAGCGCCTGTTTCTGGAGACGGCCTACCACGCGCTGGAGGACGCCGGATACGGGGGAGCGAGGCTGAAGCATTCCAACACGGGCGTGTTTGTGGGACTGGAGACGGCTTACCAGTCCCATTATCGCTCGCTCTTGCAAAACGAAGATATTTCTTCGCTGGTCGGCTCGCTCGTGGGGCTGTTGTCCAACCGGATTTCGTATTTTCTGGACTTGCGCGGGCCTGCTTTCGTGCTCAATACGGCGTGCTCATCGGGGCTTGTCGCCTTGCATCAGGCGTGCACGGCCCTGGCGAACAACGAATGTGAAGCAGCGCTGGTCGGCGGCGTGAATCTGATGGTCATTCCGCAGGTGACCGGGAAGCTGCACGATCTGGAGACGTCGGACGGCAGAGTGAAGGCGTTTGACAAACATGCGGACGGAACGATCTGGAGCGAAGGAATCACAGCCGTGATGCTCAAGCCGTTGGCGAAGGCGCGCGAGGATCGCGACCCGATCTACGCGGTTATTAAAGGAAGCGGCGTCAATGCCGACGGCGCTTCCAACGGCTTGACCGCCCCCAATCCGGATGCCGAGACGCAATTGTTTTTGCGCACGTGGGAAAAAGCCAAAATCGATCCGCTGTCCATCTCGTACATCGAAGCGCACGGCACAGGGACGCTGTTGGGCGATTCGATCGAATTGCAGGCGATCAACGACGCCTTTCAAAAATCTGCGTCCCGGCCCCATGTGTGCGGGATCGGCTCGGTCAAGACGAATATCGGCCATACGGTTGCCGCATCGGGTCTGGCGTCGCTCATCAAAGTCGTGCTCGCCCTCCGGCACAAAAAAATTCCCGCTACGCTGCACTACCAGTCTCCGAACCCTTTTCTCGATCCGCGCAACGCTGCGGTCGAAATCGTGACCGAGCTAAGAGACTGGAAAAGAGGGGGCACCCCGCTGCGCGCAGGGGTCAATTCCTTTGGCTTCAGCGGCACCAATTGCCATGTCGTCGTGGAAGAGGCGCCGGAAAGCGACCGCCCGGAAACGGAAACAGAAGCGGAGCCGTTGCCGCCGGTGCATCTTTTGACGCTCTCCGCCAAAAGCAAGTCGTCCTTGGCGGAGTTGCTAAAAGCCTACCATTCCTATTTGCAAACTCACTCATCCATAAATCTGGCGGACTTGTGCTATACGGCAAACACGGGTCGCGGGCAATACGAAAACCGGGTCGCGTTCGTATTCCAGTCGATAGAAGAGTTGCGGCAGCAATTGCGCGTAGCCGATTTGTCCGGAGCAGAAGGGGCGAAAGACAAAGGAATGTACCTCTTTGAGAGTGCCGAATCCAGCCGTGACGGCAGCACTCCCGCCAGCTCTTTTGCTGGCTTGGGCGAGCATGCCGAGACTGACGGTGACGGCTGGCTGACGAAAGCGTCGCTGGAAAAGCTGGCGGAGCAATACGTCGCGGGAATGTCGATCCCGTGGGAGACGGTGTACCGCCAACCGCGGCAAAAGCTGAATTTGCCCGTGTATCCCTTTGAAAAAATCAAAATCTGGCCGACGGCGGACAAAAAAGCGCAAGGCCCTTTGCCAAGCGCATCGGGAACAAGCGGGCATGCGAGCGAAGCGCCAGCCGCACTACCCGCAGCCGAGCAGGCTCTCTATCAGCGCATCCAGTGGGTCCCTGCCGAGCCTTTGTCCACACAAGCACAGAAACGAGCGAAGGTGCTGGTCATCACCGACTCTACCGATTGGGGCTACGAGCTGGCCGACGCCATCGCGACGCACAGCGAGCGCGTCGTGCATGCCCGGCTGACGACTTCCTATCGCCAAGAAAGTGCCACCGAGTATGGGCTTACTTGCTCGCAAGCCGATTTTGAGCGGCTCATTCGCGATACAAGCGAGGCTGCTTTTAGCAAAGTCGTATTCGCGGTCGTAAAGGCGCCCGGATTGGCCAGCGACGATGCCGAGCAGCTTTTGCACGCGCTGTTTTTCTTGACGAAAGCATTGGCGAAAAATCGTCCTGCCCCCAGCGAAATCGTCTTGGTCGGGAAAAACGCCCAGCGGGTTCTGCCGGACGATCACACCGTCCAGCCGGAGTTCGCGGCCTTGTTCGGAATGGGAAAAGTCATTCGCGAAGAGTACAGCGCACTTCCTTGCAAGTGCATCGACTTCGACGATGCCACACCTGTCAGCGACATCGCGGCGGAAGCGTTGGGCAGTAGCGGACATTACCAGATCGCGTATCGTTCTGGACAAAGATACTATCCTGAGCTGGCGCCATTGGATTTGTCTGCGGTCGGCGACAGCGGCCTGCGCTTCAAGGAGCAAGGGGTGTACGTCATTACAGGCGGCACGGGCGGCATCGGCCTTGCGCTTGCGAAGCATATCGCCCAGCACCACCGGGTGAAACTCGTTCTCATCAGCCGCAGCGCATTGCCCGAGCGTGCCCTGTGGGACGAGTTCAGCCAGCACGAGCACGATAAGCAGGGCAGGCTGCTTCACCATCTGCAAAGCTTGGAGAGCAACGGCTCCCGGGTGTTTACATACAGCGCCGACGTAGCCAACCGGGATGAGATCGCCGCGGCTATCCGCGACATCTACCGCATCCACGGAAAAATCGACGGCATCATCCACGCAGCAGGCTTGCCGGGCAGCGGTCTGCTCGTCGACAAGGACGAAGCCGATTTTTCGGCCGCGCTCGCTGCCAAAATCAGAGGGACGCAGCATCTGCACGCGCTGACGCGGGAAAATCCGCCTGAGTTTCTCGTGCTGTTTTCTTCCATCGCGGCGGTGGTCGGCGGGATTTACTTGGGCGATTACGTCGCCGCCAATTGCTACCTGGATGCTTTTTCCGGCGTCGCAAGCGCGCCCACGCGAATCATCGCGATCAACTGGACGACGTGGATGAATACAGGCATGGCGAAAAAGGCAGGAGCGAGCCTCGATGCTGCTTTTCGCTCCCTCTCGCCTCGCCGGGCGGTCAAAGCGTTCGAGCATGTTCTCCGTAAAAACTTGTCCAACGTCGTCATCGGGGAAATCAACACGGACAATGACTTGTTCTGGAACAGCAGCCTGCCGATCGCGCTTGCCGCGGGGATTCGGGCGAAAATCAAGCTGCCGGAGGTCGAGATTCAGGTAGAGCTGACGGGCCGGGCGGATGGCGGCTATACCGAGCTTGAACGGCAGCTTGCGCAAATTTGGGGAAACGTCTTCCGGCTGCCAACGATTGATATACACGATCAGTTTTACGAACTGGGCGGAACCTCGATCATGGGCATCAAGATCGCCAACCGGACTAACGAGCAATGCCAGGTCACCCTGTCGGTGCAGGATGTGTTTACGCATTTAACCATCCCGGACTTGGCCGAGTTTGTCTCGCAAAAACAACGGGAGCGAAGCGGGGAAGACGCTCCGCAGCAAAGAGAAGCAGCGCCAGACCAGCGGATCATGCCGCTGTCGCACGCACAGCGACGCATATGGTTTTTGCAAAAGATGACCCCCGAGCTGGTCGCCTACAACTTGCCGTTTATTCGCACGTATGACATGGCCATTGACGTCGCGCTGTTGGAGCAGGCCGTCGCCTATCTCGCAGACAGACACGTGATGCTGCGCACGAGGTTCACTCTGCAAGACGGAAGTCCTGTGCAAGAAGCGCTGCCGAAGTACCGTCCGGAGATCCAGGTGATCGACGCGACGAAGCAGCCAGACCAGGCGCTTTTTGTGGAAAAAAGCATTCATGAGCAGAAAATGCAGCCGTTTGATCTGGAATCGCCTCCGTACCGCATCTATTTGTACCAGCTTGCCAAGGAGCGCTTTTGCCTTTACGTCAATTTTCACCATGTGATTACGGACGGCTGGAGCATCGACATTTTTTACCGCGAGCTGTTTGGCATTTACCAGTCGCTTTTGCAAGAGCAGCCCCCAAGGCTGACCGAGGCGAAGCCCGATTACTTTGATTGGATTGCTGCCCAAAAAGAATGGGAAACGAGCGAAGAGTTTGCCAAGCACGAAAGCTACTGGCTTTCCGAGCTTGCCAAGCCGTTGCCTACGCTGTCGCTGCCGACTGACAAAAAACGGCCGCCCGTCCAGACGTACAACGGTAGCTACCACAAGTTCGAAATCAGCGGAGCGCTTTATGAAACGCTCAAGCGCCACGTCGAGCAGCAGCAGATTACGTACAGCAACGTTTTGCTGAGCGCCTACTTCCTGCTGCTGCACAAGCTGTCGCAGGACGACGAGCTGATCGTCGGTGTACCTACGGCTGGAAGAAACCAAAAGAAATGGGAAGAAGTAGTGGGGATATTCATCAACACTTTGTGCATTCGCCTTTCTTTTCAGGACGTCGCGACGTTTGCCCAGTTGCAGCATGCTGTCCAGCAAAAAGTGTGGGCGGCGATCGACAAAGCGCAATACCCGTTTGACCTGCTGGTGGAAAAGCTTAATCCCGAGCGTGATTTGGCGCGAAATCCCGTCTACAACGTGCTGTTCCAGTTTTTTGACAAGCTGCATCTGGAAAACGACGGGATCAGCCAGTTTGAACTCAGTTGTCTCGCGAAGGAAGGCGATCAGCGGATCGAGATTTCCTTTGAGTACAACTCGGACTTGTTTGCGGACAGCACGATCCGGCAGTTTGCCCGCTTTTTCCTGCACATTCTCGCGCAAGTGACGGAGCGTCCGGAAATGCCGATCAAAGAAGTGGCTTTGCTGACTGGCCCCGAGGCGGACGAACTGCTGCACCGTTTTCAAGGGGCGCACCTGGACTGGCCCGAGCCGCTGCCGCTCCACCAGCAATTTGAAGCCCAGGCGCAAAAAACGCCGCATGCGATCGCGCTGGTCTGCGAAGAGCAGCAGATGACGTATCAGACGTTAAACGAACAGGCCAATCAGCTCGCCTGGCTGCTCATCCGCAAGGGCGTCGGCAAACGCGTGCCCGTCGGCATTTTCGTCGACAGAGGTTTGCAGTCCGTCGTCGGCATCCTCGCTGTGTTGAAAGCGGGTGGCGCCTATGTGCCGCTCGATCCGGGCTATCCCGAGGAGCGAATCGCCTACATTCTCGCTCACAGCGGAGCCAGACTGCTTTTGACCGAAAATCGCCTGCTCGAAAAAGCCGGGCGGATCGGACAACAGCAGCAGGTCGACATCGTCAATCTGAGCGTGTTCCAGGAAGCAGCCGCGACGGAGGCCGCTTTCGAGACAACTGCCAATCCGCCGACGGAAAGCAGCGGCGCTGACTGGATGTATATCATGTACACCTCCGGCTCGACAGGCAAGCCAAAAGGCGTGCCGGTTACCCATGCCAACGTCCACAATTTTGTGGCGTGGAGCATCGCTGACTTCCAGTTGCGATCAGACGATGTATTCATGCTCGTCACGTCCATCAGCTTTGACATCTCGGTCTTTGAAATCTTCGCCGCGCTGCTATGCGGAGGGCAGCTTTGCATCGTGACGCAAGAGCGGCTCCGGGATATGGACGGATTGCTCGCGTACATGGAGACGCAGCAAGTTTCGGTTTGGCATTCCGTCCCGAGCTTGATGGTACAGCTCACTACGTTTTGGAAAGCCAACAAGGAGCGGTACGGTCATTCTCCCGTGCTGCCAGCGCTCAGGCATGTGCTGCTGGGCGGGGAAGCGTGGAGCTTCGCCCTGGCGAAACAGGTGCGGCAGATGCTGCCGTTTGCCGACATTCGCAACATGTACGGACCGACCGAGACGACGATCTGGGTGTCCAGCTACAAGGTGGAGCCAGACGCAGACGCCCCTTATGGAGCTGTACTCATCGGCAAGCCGATTGCCAATAATCAAATCATCATTTTGGCTCCGGACGGCAACGTTTGTCCGCCGGGCGTGATCGGTGAAATCTACGTAGCAGGCCGAAATGTGACCAGCGGCTACTTCCAGGACGAGGAACGGACGAGACAAGCGTTCATCCGGCGAGCCAGCGGCCAGCTTTGCTACAAGACAGGCGATCTCGGTCGATACTTGCCGGATGGCAACATCGAATTTGTCGGCAGAAAAGACCAGTTGGTAAAAGTGCGCGGCTACCGCATCGAGCTTGGCGAGATCGAGCATGCGCTCCGGGATGCCGCGCCGCTTCAGCAGATCGCCGTGACGACGGTAAAAGACGGGGAGACAAGCAAAATCGTTTGCTACTACACAGCAGACAGACCGCTGCCGATGGGCCAATTGAAGGAGTACGCGCGGAAAAAACTGCCGGAGTACATGGTTCCCGCCCAATTTTTCCATGTCGAGCGATTTTGGCTGACTCCGAACGGCAAGATGGACTGGAAGGCAATGGAGCAACATTGCCAGCAGTTGGACGCGGGGCCTCTGTTTTCGGAAGTCCGGGACGACGTCGAGCAAAAGCTCGCGGAAATATGGAGCAGGCTGCTTGGCGCGCCTAGCATCGGGATTCACGACAACTTTTTTGACATCGGCGGAAATTCCTTGCTGATCGTGCAGTTGCAGGAAATGATTCAGACGGAGCTGTTCCATGAGCTGTCGATTGTGGAGCTTTTCCAATATACGACGATCGAAAAGATAGCCGAACAGATCAAAAGAACGGCCGTGAACCGATCCAGCGTGGAAACGGGACAAAAAAGAGCGGAGCTGCGCAAAAAACGAAGAACGATGCGAAGCTAG